A section of the Pseudorasbora parva isolate DD20220531a chromosome 2, ASM2467924v1, whole genome shotgun sequence genome encodes:
- the LOC137048450 gene encoding uncharacterized PE-PGRS family protein PE_PGRS46-like: MRKDFGRDRPGWNGRAGWEGQTRAGRDGRDRPGRNGRAGLEGQTRAEREGGTGGTEQGGTGERDWRDRAGRNGRAGREGQSRAEREGGTGGTDQGGTGGRDWRDRPGRNGRAGLEGQSRAEREGGTGGTDQGRTGGRDWRDRPGRNGGAGLEGQTRAERGGGTGGTDQGGTGGRDWRDRPGRNGRAGLEGQTRAEREGGTGGTEQGRTGGTEQGRMGRRDGRDRAGRDGTGGTDQGGTGRRNRTGGTDQGGTGRRNGRDRAGRNGRVERDWRDRPGRNGKAERQGQSRAEREGGTGGTEQGGTGRRNGRDRAGRNGRAGRDWRDRPGRNGRAGREGQTMAEREGQTRVEREGQTRAKRVGGMGGTDQDGTGGWDGRAGWEGQTRAEREGGMGGTDQGGTGGRDGRDRPGWNGRAGWEGQTRAEQEGGMGGTDQGGTGGRDGRDRPGRNRRAGWEGQTRAEREGGMGGTDQGGTGGREGRDRPGRNGKGMGGTDQGGTGQEGQTRAGREACKIKSPFPVSLLSVLPLLGFGMPYPTI, from the coding sequence ATGAGAAAAGATttcgggagggacagaccagggtggaaCGGGAGAgcgggatgggagggacagaccagggcgggacgggacgggagggacagaccagggcggaaCGGGAGGGCGGGactggagggacagaccagggcggaacgggagggcgggacgggagggacagagcagggcGGAACGGGAGAGCGGGACtggagggacagagcagggcGGAACGggagggcgggacgggagggacagagcagggcGGAACGGGAGGGCGGGactggagggacagaccagggcggaaCGGGGGGGCGGGactggagggacagaccagggcggaaCGGGAGGGCGGGACtggagggacagagcagggcGGAACGGGAGGGCGGGactggagggacagaccagggccgAACGGGAGGGCGGGactggagggacagaccagggcggaaCGGGGGGGCGGGactggagggacagaccagggcggaaCGGGGGGGCGGGactggagggacagaccagggcggaaCGGGAGGGCGGGactggagggacagaccagggcggaaCGGGAGGGCAGGactggagggacagaccagggcggaacgggagggcgggacgggagggacagagcagggcaggacgggagggacagagcagggcAGAATGGGaaggcgggacgggagggacagagcagggcgggacgggacgggagggacagaccagggcggaaCGGGAAGGCGGAACCGGactggagggacagaccagggcggaaCGGGAAGGCGGaacgggagggacagagcagggcGGAACGGGAGGGTGGAACGGGactggagggacagaccagggcggaaCGGGAAGGCGGAACGGCAGGGACAGAGCAGGGCGGAACGGGAGGGCGGaacgggagggacagagcagggcGGAACGGGAAGGCGGAACGGCAGGGACAGAGCAGGGCGGAACGGGAGGGCGGGACGGGactggagggacagaccagggcggaacgggagggcgggacgggagggacagaccatggcggaacgggagggacagaccagggtggaacgggagggacagaccagggcgaaACGGGTGGgcgggatgggagggacagaccaggacgGGACGGGAGGATGGGACGGGAGGgcgggatgggagggacagaccagggcggaaCGGGAGGgcgggatgggagggacagaccagggtggaaCGGGAGGgcgggatgggagggacagaccagggtggaaCGGGAGGgcgggatgggagggacagaccagggcggaaCAGGAGGgcgggatgggagggacagaccagggcggaaCGGGAGGgcgggatgggagggacagaccagggcggaaCAGGAGGgcgggatgggagggacagaccagggcggaaCGGGAGGgcgggatgggagggacagaccagggcgggacgggagggcgggaagggagggacagaccagggcggaaTGGGAaggggatgggagggacagaccagggcggaacgggacaggagggacagaccagggcgggacgggaggctTGCAAAATCAAAAGCCCATTTCCAGTCTCCCTGCTCTCTGTTCTGCCGCTCCTCGGATTTGGAATGCCCTACCCGACCATCTGA